The genomic region TTAATAAATTCACCATCCAATTGCTTTAGAAGGTCATAAAGATCTGTATTTGCTCTTTGGAATCGCTTCGATAAAGGGTTGGCAAAACCAATTAGGTCCTTTTGTGATGACCAACCTCTTGCAACAGATATTTCAGAAAAACGCTCTTTTCTAGTGATAGATTGCATTAAGAATCTAGCTAATGATGTTTTACCTGAACCTGGAGGGCCCCAAAGTAAGGATAGAGAATTCTGGTGCATCGCAATCAAGATATTTGCAATAAAGTGATCTGGATAGCTACGACCTAGTCTTCCTAAGCGTTTATGGATCTTTTGAGATAGGTCCTTTAGCGAGTTGATTTGTGTTTCATTCTCAATAGAGTAGTCCTTCACAACAACTTCATCAGGTCCTAAAGCTTGACCATTTTGTTTATTTGAATTATTGAAAACATCGAAACTCATCTTTGTTTTCAATAGGTTTTTCAAGGCTTTGTCGGCATCTTCTTGTGCTGTAGTAAACTCTTCCTTTAATGCAGAAATAGCTACTTCAAGATTATGCTTTTCACTCTTCGAGTTATCGATTTCTTCGTTTAATCGAGCAAGATTATCAAAAGTATGGGCTAATTCGATAGCTTCAGCTTTGTCCGAAAGTTCTTCTCTAACTTTGTCGAGCTTCTTAAGTCCTTCTTCAATTTCTTTATTGATGGCAGACTCCCTTTCTTTTTGAAGACTTTCTCTAATTTTTTGCTCGTTAGCTTTCAAATTATTGATTCCATCTTCAAGGTCTTGTCCTTCTTCTTGAAGTCGGGCAATGTTTTTACGAGATTTCTCTTTTTCTCTTTTTAGCTGAGCAATTTGATTATCAAGATCAAGCTTTTCAGTTTGTAAACCGTCCAAACTTGCCTTAAAGAAGTCATTTTCAGCAAGGGAAGTGATAAACTGTTGTAAGTAAGTCAAGTTTTCCTGAGGCTTAGAAAACAGTTTTTCTAAACGTTGATAACGCTCCTGAAAAGAGTGGATAGAATTATCCTTTGAAATAGCAGTCCATACTTTATCTGCAATTTCTAATGACTGTTTCTTATTTAATTGTTCTTCTGCCCATTTAAATAAGTCTTGTCGGCTAATGAAATCTACAGTATCTACGATATTGTATTCTATATCATGTGTAGAGCGAATCAGTTTACGTTTTAAACCTTCTTCTGGCATATTAAATTCTAAAAATGCATCAGAAGGCAATTCGTAAGCTTCAACACTTTTACGAACACCTGTAGCAGATAATCTTACGGCTTTAGCTTCAGAGCTTGTTTTTACTCCCACAAAAGGCCCATAAATGAGTCCTTCTTTTGTTTGAGCAAAGAATTTTCTTTCCTGAGCAACATATATTTCATTAATAATGTCATAATACTGCTTATCAGGATGGAAAAGGTGAAGTTCAAAGTCTATTTCACCAGGGAAAATTTCTAAAAGTTGATCTTCAGATAAAGTACTTAAGCGATCAGCATGAGTGATATGTTTGGTTAAAGAATTCTCTTTATTGTAGGCATCATCATCCGTAAGCTGTTTATTTGGACGGACACCTTTAACTTTAATTAATTCTTCTAATTTGAAATCAGTCGTTAATGTGTATGGCGCACTTGCTAAAAATATAGTTTCGCCTAACTTGTTGATATCTAATTTAAACCATTCTTCACCATCAAAATAAAATAAAGGAATTATAAATTTTTTATGCTGCTTAAAATTCTGAGGGTGCTGAGCACCAACTATATAACTTTCTTCACCTAATGCTTTATAACTTTCATAATCATCAAAAATTTCGTCTAAATCTTTAATTTTCATTTTTAATATTTTAATTACATTTCGAAAATGATTAGGAAAAATAGTCAATAGTACGCATTAATAAAAGTGATTTTTTTTAGTTTGTTTAATATGTGTTGAATAAGTTTGTACACTATAGACCATAGCATGATTGTTTAAATGAAAAAACTTCCAGATACACTCGTTATCGCATCAAGTATTTTATTACTATTCATAGGATTAACTTGGATTATTCCATCAGGAGAATATAGTAGAGAACTCTTGAACGGTAGAAACGTTTTAGTCCCTGGTTCCTACCAGGAAGTACAGAGTTCACCTCAAGGGTTATCCGCTTTCTTTGAAGCACCACTAAAAGGCTTTATTTCTGCTGCAGAAATTATTGCATTTATCTTTATAGTAGGGGGAGCTTTCGGAATGATGAATACTACTGGTGCAATAGAAGCAGGGCTACAGAAGTTGGTGTCATTCAGTAATAAGCATGCGTTGTATAAACAGATTATTATTCCTTTAATTATTGTTGTTTTCTCTATTGCTGGGGCCACATTTGGGATGTCAGAAGAAGTTTTGGTCTTTATATTAATCACAATCCCTATGGCCAATGCGATGAAGCTAGATCCCATTGTTGGTGTTGCTATTCCTTTTGTTGGTGCCGGTGTTGGTTTTGCAGGAGCTATAAGTAACCCTTTTACAATTGGTATTGCTCAAGGGATTGCCGAAG from Flammeovirga agarivorans harbors:
- a CDS encoding AAA family ATPase, with the protein product MKIKDLDEIFDDYESYKALGEESYIVGAQHPQNFKQHKKFIIPLFYFDGEEWFKLDINKLGETIFLASAPYTLTTDFKLEELIKVKGVRPNKQLTDDDAYNKENSLTKHITHADRLSTLSEDQLLEIFPGEIDFELHLFHPDKQYYDIINEIYVAQERKFFAQTKEGLIYGPFVGVKTSSEAKAVRLSATGVRKSVEAYELPSDAFLEFNMPEEGLKRKLIRSTHDIEYNIVDTVDFISRQDLFKWAEEQLNKKQSLEIADKVWTAISKDNSIHSFQERYQRLEKLFSKPQENLTYLQQFITSLAENDFFKASLDGLQTEKLDLDNQIAQLKREKEKSRKNIARLQEEGQDLEDGINNLKANEQKIRESLQKERESAINKEIEEGLKKLDKVREELSDKAEAIELAHTFDNLARLNEEIDNSKSEKHNLEVAISALKEEFTTAQEDADKALKNLLKTKMSFDVFNNSNKQNGQALGPDEVVVKDYSIENETQINSLKDLSQKIHKRLGRLGRSYPDHFIANILIAMHQNSLSLLWGPPGSGKTSLARFLMQSITRKERFSEISVARGWSSQKDLIGFANPLSKRFQRANTDLYDLLKQLDGEFIKLNYQQAPMAYCLLDEANLSPIEHYWASFYSLTDSKAQVNNGLKISLGNNEMIEYANNLRFLGTLNLDSTTEQISPRLLDRSHIIRLDLPKVDAPLISSEIIMPEPYEISFDTVRKLFDLKDFKQELAPDQLEFIDSELEERFEQIAIELRNLGIQISLRTRKSVIEYCNLAHSAMNEQFRPLDYCLAQRIFTRINLQGAEVREGIKALLEIVKGFGLKDSHAEWTLQKMLERGGKEGFNHHFYNYFSIDG